One window from the genome of Bubalus kerabau isolate K-KA32 ecotype Philippines breed swamp buffalo chromosome 17, PCC_UOA_SB_1v2, whole genome shotgun sequence encodes:
- the LOC129632061 gene encoding vomeronasal type-1 receptor 4-like, translating into MASSFFIIGMIILTQTVIGILGNLSLLCSYIILHVMGNRLRSTDLILKHLIVANSLVLLCKGVPQTMTVFGWKHIRSDFGCKLLFFLHRVGRGVSIGSICLLSVFQVITISPWNSRWAALKVTAPKYVVLSLFLCWILQMLVNVIFPFHITGKLSDKNITKEKDFGYCSSILTNKTKDALYAALLSLPDVLCLGLTLWAGSSMVLILYKHKQQVQHIRRTDASSRSSPESRATKTILLLGSTFVYFYIVSSIFQVLLALFDQPSRFLVDISVIIAACFPTVSPFLLMSHYSSVQRLYFAWIRNAKSLLL; encoded by the coding sequence ATGGCCAGCAGCTTTTTCATAATAGGCATGATCATCTTAACACAGACCGTGATTGGAATCCTGGGGAATTTATCACTCCTTTGCAGTTATATCATCCTTCATGTCATGGGTAACAGGTTAAGGTCCACAGATTTGATCCTTAAGCACCTGATTGTTGCCAACTCCTTGGTCCTCCTCTGTAAAGGGGTCCCCCAGACAATGACAGTGTTTGGGTGGAAGCATATCCGTAGTGATTTTGGCTGCaaacttctcttctttctgcacagagtggggaggggagtgtcCATCGGTAGCATCTGCCTCTTGAGTGTCTTTCAGGTGATCACAATCAGTCCCTGGAACTCCAGGTGGGCAGCGCTGAAAGTAACAGCTCCCAAGTATGtggttctctctcttttcctgtgtTGGATCCTGCAAATGTTGGTAAATGTAATTTTTCCTTTCCATATAACTGGCAAATTGAGTGACAAAAACATCACAAAGGAAAAAGATTTTGGCTACTGTTCTTCTATTCTCACTAACAAAACCAAAGACGCCTTGTATGCAGCATTGCTATCACTCCCTGATGTTTTATGTTTGGGGCTCACACTCTGGGCCGGCAGCTCCATGGTTCTCATCCTGTACAAACATAAGCAGCAAGTCCAGCACATTCGTAGGACCGACGCCTCCTCCAGGTCCTCCCCTGAGTCCAGAGCTACTAAAACCATCCTTCTCCTGGGGAGCACCTTTGTCTACTTTTATATTGTTTCCTCCATCTTTCAAGTACTTTTGGCTCTTTTTGATCAACCCAGCCGTTTCCTTGTGGACATCTCTGTAATCATTGCAGCGTGCTTCCCTACTGTCAGCCCCTTTCTGCTCATGAGCCATTACTCCAGTGTACAAAGGCTCTACTTTGCCTGGATAAGGAATGCAAAGTCCTTACTATTATGA